The region ACATGGGTCGGCGCATCGGTGCGACTAGGGGAAAGTCTTGACGTAAGGATCAAGATGGTCAATACCCGCCGGCCAGAAACCCGGTAATTGCGTTGCTCCGCGTCGCCGCCGCCGGCATGCTCGTAGGCGTGACACAACAGGCGTACGACACCACGCGCCGCTGCCGAGCGCGGCGGCGTACCGGGGTCGTGGTCCTGCCGGGTGATTCCGCGCCAGACTGAGCGCGCCCCGGCTGGCCCGACCCTCGGGCCCCTCCCCGGGCCAACCCCTCGGACCCCTCCCCGGGTCCACCTTCAGGACCCCTCCCCGGGTCCACCTTCAGGACCCCTCCCCGGGTCCGATGCCGGGTCCTCGGAAGCCCGGCACCGCGCGGCGGCGCGGGGCGTAGTCACCTCTCTCACACCCGCATGGCGGTTCGCCGTGCCGACGCCCCGCCCCGCGCCGCCGCACCTCTACGGTCGTTTTTTGCCAGGGACGCCAACGTCAGGCCGTCAGGGCCTCGGCGGCCCGACGGACCCCATCGCGGATCGGGATCCCGGCAATACACGCCCAACTCGGCCACTTGCTCCCTCCATTGACACCGTCCCGGAAATCCGTCCTGCCCCGCTGTGCCCCGGCCCACCAACGACGGCTAAAGATCCTGGGGGAGGGAAGCGGTCCCGCCAGGGCCAGTTGGCTTCAAGATCTTCCCTGCGGTCGATGTTGGTGGGTTGTCGTCGGGCTCACAGGTCCGGTCAGGCGAGGTTGATAGTGGTGGTCAGGTCGATCGGCTGGGCCGTGACGATGATCCGGACGATGTCGTCGATGCTGGCCCGGGCAAGTCCGCCGTAACGGCCGAAGGTGGTGGTCCACCGTTGCCAGCCGGGCCCGGTGGTGCGTGCTGTCACCTTCGGCTGGACCACCTGGCCGGTGGTGACGGCGGCGAGGATCTGGACGGCATCGACGCCGGGTTCCTTCCATGCTCCTTCCTGGAGGACTCCGGCCTGCCCCTCATCGATGGCCTCTACCACCAGCGACAGTCCGTTCGGGCCGTCGACCACACCCCAGTGCACCAGGGCGACGCCTCCGGCCCTGCCGAGCAGGACCGGAGGTTGCAGCAGACGGGGAGCGGCGATCATCACGGAACGAGCCTAGCCACCTGGCCAGTGAGGCACGGTCACATCGAGCGCCCTGATCTGCGAGCTGGTGGAAGCAGAGCTCCCCGGTCGCCGACGGCCACTGTTCGGCCCTTTCATGGCTCGGCACCAGCCGCCACTGGAACACCAGGTACGTCATCCGCGCCTGATGACGTACCTGGTGTTCCAGTAAGTGAGTGGTTCGGTGGTCGGCTAGGGGCGGCCTTCCGGTCCTGCCCGGTCCGCCTCCTCCTTGCTATCGATGCCACCCTCGGCGAGCATCCGCCGTGTTCGACCAAGTCTGTAGTCGGGACAGCCTGCGGATCACATGGATTTGGTAGCAGTCTCTTGACCTCGGCGATGAGCGCCTCAAGCTGGCTCTCGGTGCACCCCAAGACGGCACCACCATCACCGTGCATGCGGCCGTCCTGCGCCGCACGATCGAAAACGTCGTTCACGATGCCGCAGCCTGAGCGTCTTCCCATCCCCCGCGTTCAACCTACCGGCATCGGCCCTGCGGTCCCGGATACCGCAACTGGCCACGGGTATCAGGAAAGTGCAATCAGGTCGTCAGGGCCTCGGCGGCCTGTCGGACCCCATCGCGGATCATGTCGCCGTAGTCGTCCTCGCCCAGCGCCGACAGGCTCTCCTGGGCGCGGGTCAGATGCTCCCGAGCCTGATCGAGCTGGCCGAGCCGGCGATAGTCCTCGACCAGGTTGAGGTGTAGTGACGGCAGGAAGCCCCGGACCGCCAACGAGTCGTGGTGCTGTCGTACCCGCTCGTCGGTGAGGGTGTCGACCGCTTCGAGGGCGCGCAAATTCCAGGCGAGTTCGTCGGCGGGGTCGTCCTGTAGGTCAGCCAGATAGTGGGCCACCACGCACCGATGGAACGGATCACCGTCCGCCCCGATCCGCTCCCAGAGCGCGGTGAGCTGCTCCCGAGCCGGCCCGGTCTGCCCCGCCCGGCCCAGCTCGACCGCTGCGCTCATCTCGGCGATGACCTCGTCTGCCTTGTCGCTCACTGCTCGCTCCTCCGGTCGGTCGACTCGTCCGGGGAGAGAATCGGGCCTCGACCGGGTCGAGGGTCAAGCCGCCGATCGCCCGCCGGCCACACCCCGATCGGGTACGTCAGCGACAAAGCTCGCCCAGGCGTCGCGCCCGAAGGCGAGCGCCGGCCCGGACGGGTCCTTGGAATCGCGTACGGCGACCGCCTGCACCAGCTCGGCCACCTCGACACAGTCGGCGTCGCCTAAGCTGCGGCTGGACTTGCGCCACGCCGCCGGCACCTCGGCCATCTCCACACAATTGGCGTCGCCTGCGCTACGGCTGGACTTGCGCCACACCGCGTCGGACAGCTCCGGAATGATCATCTCGGGCTCACTCTCGCTCATGCTCGATTGCGACCCGCGCAATAAACTCGACCGACCTGGCCGGGCTGAGCGCCATCCGCGCCAGTCTATCCGCGGTCCGGCGGAAGATGGCCACCTGATCCGGCTCCTCCAGGAACACGCTGGACATCTTCGGCTCCTGGTGCACCACGGACGGCTCGCGCTCGAAGTCCAGGATCAGGAACGGCCCGTCCAGCCCGGGGTGCCCACCGACGCCGAACGGCAACACCTGCAGCCTCACGTGCGGACTCTCGGCTAGTTCAACGAGACGCCGCAACTGCCGGGCCATCACCCGCCGATCACCAAGCACCCGACGCAGTGCAATTTCGTCCACAATGGCGTGCAGCTGCGGCGGTTGCGGACGTTTGAGGATCACCTGCCGACTCTGCCGGGCGGTCACCCGGACCCGCGCCTCGGCCTCTGGGATGCCAATCGCCCGCATCACCGCACGAGTGTAATCCTCGGTTTGCAGCAGGCCGGGCACCAGCATCGGCTCCCAACTGGTCAGCCGGCTGGTCTGCTCCTCCAGTTGGAAGAAGGTCTTCGACCAGGGGGTAAGTCCCGGGCCGAGCCGCTCCCACCAGCCGCGCTCGTGCGCCCGTTCCGTCATGGCGAGCAGCCGTTTGCGTTCCGCCCCGATCACGCCGTAGACCACCAGCAGCGAGGCGACATCCTCGGGCCGGATGCCCTGCTGCCCGGTCTCCATTCTGGACAGCCGCGACGGCTGCCAGCCCAGTTGTTTGCATACCACCAACGCGGTCAGGCTCCGCGCCTTGCGAAGCTGCCGCAACTCCCCACCGAGCCCTCGGCCGACCACCGTGGGCAAAATTTGCCGCACCAATTTTGCACCCTCCGCAATCCGTTGACTCCGATGCGTGCAGGCGAAACTCTAAACAGGAATTGCACGACAACGCAACAGGGCTTTGGTCAGCGATTGGAGGGAGTCAAGTTGCCGATTGATCAATTGGCGTCGGGCGAGCAAAAGGCAGACGGCGTGCCGGTGGCACATGGCGAGCAGGTGGAGAACGACGACCGGACGGCGACGGAAAAGCAAATACCGAGGCGTGTATTGATGCCCTGGGCCGAGCCGTACGATCCGGCTAATTCCCCCGGGCCGATTCCGTCCGTGGTGGAGCGCTTCCGGTGGCGGCCGGATCGGCCGGCAGCGCCGAGCGAGGCGGAGCGGGAAGCGGCACGCTACACGGTGGTGCTCGTCTCCCCCGACGCGGCCGAGTCAATGGGACGCCCTCGGTACGACGTGGGCCTGCGGGTCTACCAGGACGACGACCTGGCACACGACGCGCTCGACCTGGACGAGGCGGTCGACATGATCGAGAAAGCCTGCGGCGAGCCGATCACGTTGGTGGAACACCGCGCCGACCTGACCTACTGGACCGTCCGCGTCCGCCCGTCATCCTGACGCTTCCGCCCTGCCGCTCCCATTCCTGCTCTGCCGCTCCTGCTCCTGCTCCTGACGATCTCGCCCCTGCCGATCGAGCAGCCAATCGAGCGGCATCGTCGAGCAGCGCCACCGCGCGGCAACAACGTGATCAGGACTCCATGGACGTTACAACCGGCAAGGTAAGGTCCATGGAGTCCTGGTCACCAAGACTTTCGGGCGCCTCGGCCGGTGGATACTTCCCGGGGCCTTTCGCCGGGGAATGTTTCCCGGACCTTGGCCAGAGAGGCACCCCGGAGCCTCGGCGGAAGCGAACGGATCAGGCCGATTCGAGTATCAGGGAAATGCCCTGGCCCACGCCGACGCACATGGTGCAGAGTGCGCGACGGGCTCCGCGATTATGCAATTCCAGGGCGGCGGTCAATGCCAACCGGGCTCCACTGGCCCCCAATGGATGCCCGAGGGCGATAGCGCCGCCATTCGGGTTTACGTGCTCGGCATCCACCGGCAGGCCCAATTCCCGTAGCACCGCCACCGACTGCGCGGCGAACGCCTCGTTCAACTCGATTACGTCGATGTCAGCAAGGTTCAGACCGAGTCGGCCCAGCAGCCGATTCGTCGCCGGCACCGGACCCATCCCCATCACCCGGGGCGGCACCCCGGCGGCAGCCGCGCCGACAACCCGGGCCAGCGGAGTCAGGCCATATCGCTGCACCGCCGCCTCACTCGCCACCAGCAGCGCCACCGCGCCGTCGTTGACACCGGAGGAGTTGCCGGCGGTGACCGTACCCCCGTCACGGAACGGCGTGGGCAGCGCGGCGAGGCGCTCCAGCGAGGTCTCCCGGGGGTGCTCGTCGACGCTCACCAGACGAGTGCCCCGACGGCCCTCCGGCACCTCGATCGGCACGATCTCCTGCGCCAGCCGGCCGTTGGCCTGTGCCTTGGCGGCCCGCTGCTGCGACCGCAGCGCGAACGCGTCCTGGCTGGCCCGGTCGACGCCGTACTCGGCCGCCACGTTCTCCGCCGTCTCCGGCATCGAGTCGGTCCCCCACCCCTTGTGCATGAGCGGGTTCACGAACCGCCAGCCGATGGTGGTGTCGTAGATCTCGGCGGTACGGGCGAACGCACTGTTCGCCTTGGGCTGCACGAACGGTGCTCGGCTCATGCTCTCCACGCCACCGGCGATGACCAGCTCGGCGTCACCGGCGACGATGGACCGGGCTGCCGAGGCCAACGCGTCAAGCCCCGAGCCGCAGAGCCGGTTGACCGTGGTGCCCGGCACCTCCTCGGGCAGTCCCCCCAGCAGGGCCGCCATCCGGGCCACGTTGCGGTTGTCCTCGCCGGCCTGGTTGGCGCAGCCCAACACGACGTCGTCGACGCTCGCCCAGTCCACCGAGGGGTGCCGGGACACGAGTTCCCGGATCACGTGGGCCGCCAGGTCGTCCGGTCGTACGCCAGCCAGCGCGCCAGCGTACCGGCCGATGGGGGTGCGTACGCCGGAAACGAGATATGCCGCAGTCACGTCAGGCAGGATAGCCAGGACTTTTCCCGACGTCAGGTCCGGTGCCTGCCGGTGTGGAACCGGTGACGGCGGTATCGGACCGATCGCCGGGATAGATTTGTCGGCATGGCTCAGCCCCAGTTCGCCCGGGAAACGTCGCGCAGCGGTGAGTTCGTCCGGCAGCCCAACCGGTTCACCGGGCGGGTGACCCCCGACTCCCAGTCCCCGCCTGGCGGCGGGCCGGACGAGCAGGGACGCTGGCCGCTGGAGGCAGGCCGCTACCGCCTGATCTGGTGCCGGGCCTGCCCGTGGGCGCACCGTACCCGGATCGTCCGAGGGTTGCTCGGCCTCGACGAGGCGATCTCGATCGGCACGGTCGACCCGATCCGGGACGATCGCGGCTGGCGGTTCAGCCTCGACCCGGACGGACGAGACCCGGTGCTCGGGGTGGAATACCTGGCCGACGTCTACCGGGCCACCGACCCGGACTACGCCGGCCGCGTCACCGTCCCGGCGCTGGTCGACACCGTCTCCGGTCAGGTGGTCACCAACGACTACCCGCAGATCACGCTCGACCTCTCCACGCAGTGGCGGGACCTCCACCGGCCCGGTGCCCCGGACCTCTATCCGGAGGCGCTGCGCCCGGAGATGGACGAGCTGATGGCCCAGATCCACCGGGACGTCAACAACGGCGTCTACCGGTGCGGCTTCGCCACCTCCCAGGCCGCGTACGACGAGGCGTACCAGCGGCTCTTCGCCCGGCTCGACGCGCTCTCCGCCCGGCTGGCCGACCGCCGCTACCTGATGGGCGACGCGATCACCGAGGCCGACATCCGGCTCTTCACCACGCTGGTCCGGTTCGACGCGGTCTACCACGGCCACTTCAAGTGCAACCGCACCAAGCTCACCGAGATGCCGGTGCTGTGGGCGTACGCCCGGGACCTGTACCAGACCCCCGGTTTCGGTGACACCGTCGACTTCGACCAGATCAAGGCGCACTACTACTGCACCCATCCGGCGATCAACCCGACGGGGATCGTGCCGTTGGGTCCCGACGAGTCCGGCTGGGTCACCCCGCACGGGCGTGGCTGACCGCAGGCGTGGCTGACGGCAGCCGTACCCGGGGAGCAGCTGAACCGGCCGGCCGTACCCGGCAGGTTGCTGCGCCGGGCATCCGTACCCGGATCGTGGTCGCGCTGGCCGCAGCCGGCTGCGCGGTCGGCGGCAGCGTCGCGGTGGTGGTCGCGGTGGTCGCCGGTCCGGGTCCGGGCCTGACCGGGTACGTCAGCGAGGCCGGCGTCGCGGCCAGCTCGTACGCGACGACGTTCCGGTTGGGGATCTTCGGCCTCGCCGCCGCCCTGCTCCTGCTCGGTACCGTGCTGTGGCCGGCGGCGCGGCTGGCCGCCGCCCTGCTGCTGACCAGCGGCCTGCTGACGGTGATCTCCGGGGCGGTGACCTGCTCCGACGGCTGCCCCCTGCCACCGTTCGAGCGGGCCACCGTCGCCGACCTGGTACATGGCGGAGCGAGTATCGCGGCAGTGGCGGCGGCGGTACTGGCCATGCTGGCGGTGCTGGTGTCGCCCGCCGCGTCCCGGGCGCTACGCCTGCTCTCCGGCGGTGCCGCCGCCATGGCGCTGCCCCTGTCGGCAACGGTCGGCCTGGGCATCCTGCTGGTCGGCCGAGGCGTGCTGGTCGGTGTGGTGGAGCGGCTGCTGCTGGCGCTCGTCACGCTCTGGGT is a window of Micromonospora polyrhachis DNA encoding:
- a CDS encoding glutathione S-transferase family protein, with amino-acid sequence MAQPQFARETSRSGEFVRQPNRFTGRVTPDSQSPPGGGPDEQGRWPLEAGRYRLIWCRACPWAHRTRIVRGLLGLDEAISIGTVDPIRDDRGWRFSLDPDGRDPVLGVEYLADVYRATDPDYAGRVTVPALVDTVSGQVVTNDYPQITLDLSTQWRDLHRPGAPDLYPEALRPEMDELMAQIHRDVNNGVYRCGFATSQAAYDEAYQRLFARLDALSARLADRRYLMGDAITEADIRLFTTLVRFDAVYHGHFKCNRTKLTEMPVLWAYARDLYQTPGFGDTVDFDQIKAHYYCTHPAINPTGIVPLGPDESGWVTPHGRG
- a CDS encoding DUF998 domain-containing protein, with translation MADGSRTRGAAEPAGRTRQVAAPGIRTRIVVALAAAGCAVGGSVAVVVAVVAGPGPGLTGYVSEAGVAASSYATTFRLGIFGLAAALLLLGTVLWPAARLAAALLLTSGLLTVISGAVTCSDGCPLPPFERATVADLVHGGASIAAVAAAVLAMLAVLVSPAASRALRLLSGGAAAMALPLSATVGLGILLVGRGVLVGVVERLLLALVTLWVIAAATTAVIQHRTTVVVQHRSSSRLFHEPP
- the pcaF gene encoding 3-oxoadipyl-CoA thiolase encodes the protein MTAAYLVSGVRTPIGRYAGALAGVRPDDLAAHVIRELVSRHPSVDWASVDDVVLGCANQAGEDNRNVARMAALLGGLPEEVPGTTVNRLCGSGLDALASAARSIVAGDAELVIAGGVESMSRAPFVQPKANSAFARTAEIYDTTIGWRFVNPLMHKGWGTDSMPETAENVAAEYGVDRASQDAFALRSQQRAAKAQANGRLAQEIVPIEVPEGRRGTRLVSVDEHPRETSLERLAALPTPFRDGGTVTAGNSSGVNDGAVALLVASEAAVQRYGLTPLARVVGAAAAGVPPRVMGMGPVPATNRLLGRLGLNLADIDVIELNEAFAAQSVAVLRELGLPVDAEHVNPNGGAIALGHPLGASGARLALTAALELHNRGARRALCTMCVGVGQGISLILESA
- a CDS encoding helix-turn-helix domain-containing protein, which gives rise to MRQILPTVVGRGLGGELRQLRKARSLTALVVCKQLGWQPSRLSRMETGQQGIRPEDVASLLVVYGVIGAERKRLLAMTERAHERGWWERLGPGLTPWSKTFFQLEEQTSRLTSWEPMLVPGLLQTEDYTRAVMRAIGIPEAEARVRVTARQSRQVILKRPQPPQLHAIVDEIALRRVLGDRRVMARQLRRLVELAESPHVRLQVLPFGVGGHPGLDGPFLILDFEREPSVVHQEPKMSSVFLEEPDQVAIFRRTADRLARMALSPARSVEFIARVAIEHERE
- a CDS encoding DUF397 domain-containing protein; amino-acid sequence: MSESEPEMIIPELSDAVWRKSSRSAGDANCVEMAEVPAAWRKSSRSLGDADCVEVAELVQAVAVRDSKDPSGPALAFGRDAWASFVADVPDRGVAGGRSAA